One region of Limnospira fusiformis SAG 85.79 genomic DNA includes:
- a CDS encoding helicase-related protein: MKVAENFGRLFEVGFNIGILSAISEAKIDNNFADLYSRDLQKLRFSEMLRKIIKDANITDEEAIRNNLQKWGLFLIQKGWLSGLNFFREYLKSLGKNYHKYHIIYNQCSFSDDNSINLFPKDKRLQIEEWSSQLKDEFSPRPPNINWEKYSQKGEFLKADTLMLLRHRNNLRILVVDLSIFSVKAIEDLMDLTDKNLDNQRRLLKREINYLKSKSVFVKLRLDTGDPQNLDVEFSEDIKRYFTAFKRQDKECVKLIQAASYAYSFYGFLKQFGIVKPENSTMINVVGYSDRSLSNLSLNPQSQHHWDLLATCANIYQNEPKDAEITAARKQVMDLIRRNVAKSFKNGKSFLKNLSNISRDRINIIPPHTEIIDNFSCTLDLRQPHAEAVKKYLNSVHTYIFLTGNPGIGKTTAIVDFLKSHIDEGFLFFYVSPRKQVNLDIIEKFKNSETDHLSDDRLFCVTTNFILLQNNAPSSTVNYLATKHQDEFILHSVKFIPINQREKPHSYPGYKSVERIADNRLKPSPHKVNGVLSTLCEAISNLINDDFSNHIVATACIQSLRITNTGKNTLENFEKIFETAYSKRTNKVDIKKMQSLSQRIKNIFIMIDEITGDNSGVEFLDGIRKIINKYQLTNREYGFNTKVIVADASIVDPEVITQHLSETSPEPDKIFFRRVSQPDIDSISSKEFEFNKKSAIAINANSYPAKDLTITYKPFIESVQFNQDQLSETKAKLPKTVLSKIFTDINQLIQEPNTGQILVYIQDKTRLQLLIEDIQEQQTFVKNQDYLEVHANLSDTERQEIHQYQNQVKVVFMTSSASRGLSFPKSTHILVEVPRFQVETNLMEIIQVIYRCRGQFWEEGKLQTFDDHQKFLTFYLCDRAIYYGDDSDPNLSIQESLISMLNLLVILKTAIMTRIQGYGQVGRGNFLMIPIGGKSVSASGQSFTGQLSTLIKQLDKEYKRNPKNTTLNTVSTHIQELLNRCEFLLNGSDESKYSRDNSSISYLTLIREFNAEFAKYCDPLTGLLELKKPELGHICGSLILVNINSGLKESYQMRLREIAEYANTELLKKMIAIRESSQYPPSLTASIKGAIDLIDQLQEHHYRTQILEQHNSWDCQYYAIPLFTFIVGEQIRHYFQSQIHETDNNSFRHILSQYINLLYPCEQVLPIGDRYQEFPFVIFRSYSLEQMRSKVFSDRYLLTSTELNILNLILSQNHH; the protein is encoded by the coding sequence ATGAAAGTCGCAGAAAATTTCGGAAGATTATTTGAGGTAGGTTTCAATATTGGGATTTTATCAGCGATATCGGAAGCTAAAATTGACAATAATTTCGCTGATTTGTATAGTCGGGATTTGCAAAAATTGCGATTCTCAGAAATGCTACGGAAAATTATCAAAGATGCCAACATAACCGACGAGGAAGCCATTAGGAATAACCTGCAAAAATGGGGATTATTTTTGATTCAGAAAGGTTGGTTATCGGGGTTGAACTTTTTTCGAGAATATCTGAAATCCTTGGGAAAAAATTACCATAAGTATCATATTATTTATAATCAGTGTAGCTTTTCTGATGATAACAGTATCAACCTATTTCCCAAAGATAAACGGCTACAGATTGAGGAGTGGTCGTCGCAGTTAAAAGATGAATTTTCACCTAGACCACCGAATATCAATTGGGAAAAATACAGCCAGAAAGGTGAGTTTTTGAAAGCTGACACTTTAATGTTACTGAGACACCGAAATAACCTGAGAATATTAGTGGTAGATTTATCCATATTTTCGGTGAAAGCGATTGAAGATTTAATGGATTTAACCGATAAAAACCTAGACAACCAACGTCGGTTACTCAAACGAGAGATTAATTATCTGAAATCGAAAAGTGTTTTCGTAAAATTGCGGCTGGATACGGGAGATCCGCAAAATCTTGATGTGGAATTTTCGGAGGATATCAAACGATACTTTACCGCATTTAAGCGACAAGATAAGGAATGTGTTAAATTAATTCAAGCTGCTAGTTATGCTTATAGCTTTTATGGTTTTTTAAAACAATTCGGAATAGTCAAACCCGAAAACTCTACGATGATTAATGTAGTCGGATATAGCGATCGCAGTCTTAGCAACCTATCCCTAAATCCCCAAAGTCAACACCATTGGGATTTACTCGCTACCTGTGCGAATATTTATCAAAATGAACCCAAAGATGCAGAAATTACCGCAGCGAGAAAACAGGTAATGGATCTAATTCGCCGCAATGTCGCCAAAAGTTTTAAAAATGGTAAATCCTTCCTGAAAAATCTATCTAATATTAGTCGCGATCGCATTAATATCATCCCCCCCCACACAGAAATTATTGATAATTTTAGTTGTACCCTAGACCTGAGACAACCCCACGCGGAAGCCGTCAAAAAATACCTAAACTCAGTCCATACTTATATCTTTCTGACCGGAAATCCCGGAATTGGAAAAACTACGGCGATCGTGGATTTTTTGAAATCTCATATTGATGAGGGTTTTCTCTTCTTTTATGTCAGTCCTCGCAAACAAGTTAACCTAGATATTATCGAAAAATTCAAAAACTCAGAAACTGATCATCTTAGCGACGATCGCCTATTTTGTGTTACCACTAACTTTATCCTTCTCCAAAATAACGCACCCTCTTCAACGGTTAATTATCTCGCCACCAAACATCAAGATGAGTTTATCCTTCACTCAGTTAAATTTATCCCGATTAACCAAAGAGAAAAACCGCATTCATATCCCGGTTATAAATCAGTTGAACGCATCGCCGATAATCGCCTAAAACCATCTCCACATAAGGTTAATGGGGTATTATCAACCCTGTGTGAAGCCATATCTAATTTAATTAATGATGATTTCTCTAATCATATTGTGGCTACAGCTTGTATACAATCTTTACGCATTACTAATACTGGTAAGAATACTTTAGAAAACTTCGAGAAAATTTTTGAGACAGCATACAGCAAAAGAACTAATAAAGTTGATATTAAAAAAATGCAGTCTCTCTCCCAACGCATCAAAAATATATTTATTATGATTGATGAAATTACCGGAGATAATAGCGGGGTTGAATTTCTCGACGGGATTCGCAAAATTATTAATAAATACCAATTAACTAATCGTGAATATGGATTCAATACTAAGGTAATTGTCGCAGATGCTTCCATTGTTGACCCGGAAGTGATTACACAACACCTATCAGAAACGTCTCCCGAACCTGATAAAATTTTCTTCCGTCGGGTATCTCAACCAGATATTGATTCTATCTCGTCTAAGGAATTTGAATTTAACAAAAAGTCGGCGATCGCTATTAACGCTAACTCCTATCCCGCGAAAGATCTGACTATCACCTATAAACCCTTTATTGAATCTGTCCAATTTAATCAAGACCAACTATCGGAAACCAAAGCCAAACTTCCCAAAACTGTATTATCTAAGATTTTTACCGATATTAATCAACTCATTCAGGAACCAAATACGGGTCAGATTTTAGTTTATATCCAAGACAAAACCAGACTACAACTGCTAATTGAAGATATCCAAGAACAGCAAACCTTTGTCAAAAATCAAGACTACTTAGAAGTTCACGCTAACCTCAGCGATACGGAAAGACAAGAAATCCATCAATATCAAAACCAGGTCAAAGTGGTATTTATGACTTCCTCCGCTAGTCGGGGTTTATCCTTCCCGAAATCTACTCATATTTTAGTGGAAGTTCCTCGGTTTCAAGTCGAAACTAACTTAATGGAAATTATCCAAGTTATTTATCGCTGTCGCGGACAGTTTTGGGAAGAAGGAAAATTGCAGACTTTTGATGATCACCAGAAATTCTTGACTTTTTACTTATGCGATCGCGCTATTTACTACGGAGATGATAGCGACCCTAATCTCTCCATTCAAGAAAGTCTGATCAGTATGTTAAACTTGCTAGTTATTCTCAAAACTGCGATCATGACCAGAATACAAGGATATGGTCAAGTGGGAAGGGGTAACTTTTTGATGATTCCCATTGGAGGAAAATCTGTTTCTGCTTCTGGTCAAAGTTTCACGGGTCAGTTATCTACCTTAATTAAGCAATTAGACAAAGAATACAAAAGAAATCCTAAAAACACTACCTTAAACACTGTCTCTACACATATCCAAGAATTGCTGAATCGGTGTGAGTTTTTGCTCAATGGTAGTGATGAATCTAAATATAGCCGCGATAATTCCAGCATCTCCTATTTAACACTTATCCGAGAATTTAATGCTGAGTTTGCTAAATATTGTGACCCCTTGACAGGTTTGCTAGAACTGAAAAAACCAGAACTTGGTCATATATGTGGTAGCTTAATCTTGGTTAATATTAACTCTGGTTTAAAAGAGTCTTACCAAATGAGATTAAGGGAAATTGCGGAATATGCGAATACGGAACTTTTAAAAAAAATGATTGCGATTCGTGAGAGTTCCCAATATCCTCCTAGTCTCACCGCTAGTATTAAAGGTGCGATCGATTTAATTGATCAACTCCAAGAACACCACTATCGGACTCAAATACTTGAACAACACAACTCCTGGGATTGTCAATATTACGCGATTCCTTTATTTACCTTTATTGTCGGAGAACAAATCCGCCATTATTTTCAGTCCCAAATACATGAAACGGACAATAACAGTTTCCGTCATATCCTCAGTCAATATATTAATCTACTCTACCCATGTGAACAAGTCCTACCTATTGGCGATCGCTATCAAGAATTCCCTTTTGTCATCTTTAGAAGTTATAGTCTTGAACAAATGCGATCTAAGGTTTTTAGCGATCGCTATCTGCTTACCTCCACAGAATTAAATATCCTCAATCTCATTCTCTCTCAAAATCACCATTGA
- a CDS encoding GNAT family N-acetyltransferase has product MALCRDSILLGEAAGGDRYINIGFRNYWETLMTGKSLDMGSPKKNHGFQMRTLTIDDLKAFNELLRYVFQVTNHDLHKIGWNEEEIEREKRPILEAAHVLGWFDHDKLISQIAIYPMKVNIHGVIYNMGGLTGVGTYPEYAQHGLAKSLIMQGLLEMKARGQTISYLYPYSIPYYRKKGWEIINDQIKYTIPDHKLPRITDVSGYVRRDHAEGDIIKAVYQKFAEQQHGALIRGSLEWQEYWRWDQDDLRAAVYYDQNDQPAGYVLYYIANDIFQIKDMIYLDEDGRRGLWNYISAHQSMVEKVIGWRYTNDPLAFLLDDSEITEEISPYYMARIIDVENLLKFYPFQPPVNATSLSFIVRDDLLNDNNGVFTVEWLDDGTTNITRKKSCHEARMSIQTLVSLLMNYRRPSYFYKVERLRADPQVVDLLEMIIPRNEPFFSDYF; this is encoded by the coding sequence TTGGCACTCTGTCGCGATTCTATCTTACTTGGGGAGGCGGCGGGGGGCGATCGCTATATTAATATAGGATTCAGGAATTATTGGGAAACTTTGATGACTGGGAAGAGTCTCGATATGGGTAGTCCGAAAAAAAACCATGGCTTTCAGATGAGAACATTAACTATTGATGATCTCAAAGCCTTTAATGAATTATTGCGCTATGTGTTTCAAGTTACTAATCATGATTTGCATAAGATTGGTTGGAATGAAGAGGAAATTGAGCGCGAAAAACGACCTATACTTGAGGCTGCTCATGTTTTGGGATGGTTTGATCATGATAAGTTAATATCCCAAATTGCTATATATCCTATGAAGGTTAATATTCATGGGGTGATTTATAATATGGGTGGTTTGACTGGCGTGGGAACTTATCCTGAGTATGCACAACATGGTCTGGCTAAGTCTCTGATTATGCAAGGATTACTTGAGATGAAAGCTAGGGGTCAAACTATTTCTTATTTGTACCCCTATTCTATCCCCTATTATCGAAAAAAGGGTTGGGAAATTATTAATGACCAGATTAAATATACTATTCCTGACCATAAATTGCCGCGCATTACTGACGTTTCTGGTTATGTGCGGCGTGACCACGCCGAGGGAGATATTATCAAAGCTGTTTATCAAAAATTTGCTGAACAACAGCATGGCGCATTGATTCGTGGGTCCCTAGAATGGCAGGAATATTGGCGCTGGGATCAAGATGATTTGCGTGCTGCTGTATATTATGATCAGAATGATCAACCGGCGGGTTATGTGCTTTATTACATTGCTAATGATATCTTTCAAATTAAGGATATGATTTATCTGGATGAAGATGGTCGCCGGGGTCTATGGAACTATATTAGCGCACATCAATCTATGGTGGAAAAGGTCATAGGTTGGCGGTATACTAATGACCCCTTGGCTTTTCTACTGGATGATTCCGAGATTACTGAGGAAATTTCACCTTACTATATGGCGCGCATTATTGATGTCGAAAATTTGCTCAAGTTCTATCCTTTTCAGCCTCCGGTTAATGCGACTTCTCTCTCTTTCATTGTGCGCGATGATTTGTTGAATGATAATAATGGTGTGTTTACGGTGGAATGGCTGGATGATGGGACCACTAACATTACCCGTAAAAAAAGCTGTCATGAGGCGAGAATGAGTATTCAAACTCTGGTTTCTTTGTTGATGAATTATCGCCGTCCTAGCTATTTCTATAAGGTGGAAAGGTTGCGCGCTGACCCTCAAGTGGTGGATTTGCTGGAAATGATTATCCCTCGTAATGAACCGTTTTTCTCTGACTATTTTTAA
- a CDS encoding ArnT family glycosyltransferase, producing MFHRISAHRTPKSPIFTTYQKADRLWGWGLWLTALLLFTIDLGGVAIRDWDEGIVAQVARELITGNANWLHPTLNGDPYLNKPPLIHWFIALFYQIGGVNEWTARLPGALLTATSVPLLYTLGREIFHRRTQAIFSALVYLTLIPVVRHGRLAMLDGAVLFFLVLMMVCVLRARRDLRYALGSGLAFGLLCLTKGVLLGVLLGAIAFGFLLWDTPRLLTSKFLWWGLGLGLVPVAFWYASQWQYYGFDFIIANLVDQSLVRIWESVENHKGPPWYYLLEIIKLSAPWLLFWLGGLRLAWRDRNLSWARLTLVWTGVYLIAVSAMNTKLPWYIMPIYPAFALAVGSYLALVWEEGDHEIGRWQKTKPSPSVPPDQLLTPDYLCPRPDRLWPLFSILAFVAWLGGLYFGGMLTLTDTTTLDINLQLTCASVALTMAVSTLLLVECDRQFLVILCWGMYLSLLLFVSSHHWVWELGESYPVKPVASLIQQHTAPEAQIYTSYPYSRPSLDFYSGRQIRPVDSQALQHYWHNSPSAYFLVDQQTLHNLQLPDSRVLGTIEGWTLIMPSEIPKPIKGLKPFREKGNRLHLAQIR from the coding sequence ATGTTTCATCGAATTTCCGCACACCGAACACCAAAAAGCCCAATATTCACTACCTACCAAAAAGCCGATCGCCTATGGGGATGGGGATTATGGCTCACCGCCTTACTATTATTTACCATAGATTTAGGGGGAGTGGCCATCAGAGACTGGGACGAAGGAATTGTCGCCCAAGTAGCGCGGGAGTTAATCACAGGGAATGCTAACTGGTTACACCCGACCCTAAACGGAGACCCTTACTTAAACAAACCCCCCTTAATCCATTGGTTCATCGCCCTATTTTATCAAATAGGGGGCGTAAACGAATGGACAGCCCGTCTACCAGGAGCCTTATTAACAGCCACATCCGTACCCCTATTATACACTCTAGGGCGGGAAATTTTCCACCGTCGCACCCAGGCCATTTTTTCGGCCCTAGTTTATTTAACCCTAATTCCAGTAGTCCGTCACGGTCGTTTAGCCATGTTAGATGGGGCGGTATTATTTTTCCTAGTCCTAATGATGGTCTGCGTATTGCGCGCGCGGCGAGATTTGCGCTACGCCTTGGGGTCTGGGTTAGCATTTGGGTTATTGTGTCTCACCAAAGGAGTGCTATTAGGGGTATTATTAGGAGCGATCGCCTTCGGATTTTTGTTGTGGGATACCCCGCGACTGTTGACCTCAAAATTCCTGTGGTGGGGCTTAGGGCTAGGCTTAGTACCCGTAGCGTTTTGGTATGCTTCCCAATGGCAATATTATGGCTTTGACTTCATAATCGCCAACCTAGTAGATCAGTCCCTAGTTAGAATTTGGGAGTCGGTGGAAAACCACAAAGGACCCCCCTGGTATTATTTACTGGAAATCATTAAATTGAGCGCCCCCTGGCTATTATTCTGGTTAGGAGGATTAAGATTAGCTTGGCGCGATCGCAATTTAAGTTGGGCGCGGTTAACATTAGTGTGGACAGGAGTTTATTTAATCGCGGTATCTGCGATGAATACCAAACTCCCTTGGTATATTATGCCCATTTATCCAGCCTTCGCCCTAGCGGTAGGAAGTTATCTAGCCCTAGTTTGGGAAGAAGGAGATCATGAAATTGGTAGATGGCAAAAAACAAAGCCTTCCCCCAGCGTCCCCCCAGACCAGTTGCTAACCCCAGATTATCTCTGTCCCCGTCCCGATCGCCTCTGGCCCCTATTTAGTATCTTAGCCTTTGTAGCTTGGCTAGGAGGGCTATATTTTGGCGGAATGTTAACCCTAACTGATACCACTACTTTAGACATTAACCTTCAGTTAACCTGTGCTTCCGTAGCATTAACCATGGCTGTTAGTACCCTATTGTTAGTCGAATGCGATCGCCAATTTTTAGTCATTCTGTGCTGGGGGATGTATTTATCCCTGCTGCTATTTGTTTCCTCACATCACTGGGTTTGGGAGTTGGGCGAGTCCTACCCCGTCAAACCCGTTGCTAGTCTCATCCAACAACATACAGCCCCGGAGGCACAGATTTACACATCCTACCCCTACTCGCGACCTTCCCTAGATTTTTATAGCGGACGGCAAATACGTCCCGTAGATAGCCAAGCCCTACAGCATTACTGGCACAACTCACCCTCAGCCTATTTTCTGGTTGATCAGCAAACCCTCCATAACCTCCAACTCCCAGATAGCAGAGTTTTGGGAACTATAGAAGGGTGGACTCTAATTATGCCTTCTGAAATCCCCAAACCCATCAAAGGATTAAAGCCATTTAGGGAAAAGGGTAATCGCCTGCATCTTGCTCAAATTCGGTAA
- the surE gene encoding 5'/3'-nucleotidase SurE, producing the protein MKLLISNDDGVFALGIRSLANSLGEAGHDVTVVCPDRERSATGHGLTLHQPIRAEECSSVFHPTVTAWSCSGTPADCVKLGLFALLDSMPDMVLSGINHGPNLGTDILYSGTVSAAMEGLIEGIPSIAFSLASYSSVEFDLAAGFATTLVNALENQGLSEAFLLNVNIPAVGEQEIAGVAIARQGIRRYVDIFEKRVDPRGKTYYWLAGELLEDVEEVIDHQNFDHAPTDVSAVRSNYITITPLQYNLTQFKALEPLADLVAAVRHWRQ; encoded by the coding sequence ATGAAACTGTTAATCAGCAATGATGATGGGGTTTTTGCCCTGGGTATTCGTTCCCTAGCTAATAGTTTAGGGGAAGCGGGACATGATGTTACTGTTGTCTGTCCCGATCGCGAACGTTCAGCCACTGGTCACGGATTGACCCTACATCAGCCCATTCGTGCGGAAGAGTGTTCATCAGTCTTTCACCCGACTGTAACCGCCTGGTCTTGTTCAGGAACCCCGGCTGATTGCGTAAAATTGGGGTTGTTTGCTTTACTTGACAGTATGCCAGATATGGTTTTGTCAGGTATCAACCACGGCCCCAACCTAGGAACGGATATCCTGTATTCGGGAACGGTATCCGCTGCTATGGAAGGGTTGATTGAGGGTATCCCCAGTATTGCATTTAGTCTAGCCAGTTATTCGTCGGTTGAATTTGACCTGGCCGCAGGTTTTGCGACCACCCTGGTTAACGCTTTAGAAAATCAGGGATTATCGGAAGCATTTTTGCTTAATGTTAATATTCCTGCTGTTGGCGAACAGGAAATCGCTGGAGTGGCGATCGCTCGCCAAGGTATTCGCCGCTATGTGGATATTTTTGAGAAACGGGTTGATCCGCGCGGTAAAACCTACTACTGGCTTGCCGGAGAACTTCTCGAAGACGTGGAAGAAGTTATCGACCATCAAAATTTTGATCATGCACCCACAGATGTAAGTGCCGTCCGCAGTAACTATATTACCATTACCCCCCTTCAGTACAACCTTACCCAATTTAAAGCCTTAGAACCCCTTGCGGATTTGGTGGCCGCCGTGAGACACTGGAGACAGTAG
- a CDS encoding RNA-guided endonuclease InsQ/TnpB family protein, giving the protein MRIYPSPELNQVWRKWLAACRYCYNQAIALSRSGKRLSKLKLRNEVMQSDLPAWVKETPCHIRQNAIFDAYLAFSASPGARFRSCRDSSQAIKFNDANFSSGSWYPRLTKGLTFMVSEPIPKTCGQGTQLVFTKGRWLAIFPEPVAVTPTDATGVIALDPGVRTFITGFDGSRFLELGSGDIGRITRLCQHLDDLMSRIAKEPCRSRRRRMRQAAQRMRTKIRNLVDEAHKQIAHYLTHNYSLIFLPTFETSDMVAKVKRLIRSKTARAMLTWAHYRFKLTLRHQAEITGTTVVDVTEEYTSKTCTHCGHVHSQLGGSKVFRCPECGFTLPRDWNGAFGIFLKALRDTASVTLTGNSAIVALSGNSRINVA; this is encoded by the coding sequence ATCCGGATTTACCCCAGCCCCGAGCTAAATCAAGTCTGGCGTAAATGGCTGGCTGCTTGTCGGTATTGCTACAACCAAGCAATTGCATTATCTAGGAGTGGTAAACGACTAAGCAAACTGAAATTACGCAACGAAGTGATGCAGAGCGACTTGCCTGCATGGGTCAAAGAAACACCCTGCCATATTCGGCAGAATGCTATCTTTGATGCCTATCTCGCCTTTTCAGCCAGTCCTGGCGCAAGGTTTAGGAGCTGTCGGGATAGTTCTCAAGCCATCAAGTTTAACGATGCTAATTTCTCTTCAGGGAGTTGGTATCCAAGACTAACGAAAGGATTAACTTTCATGGTTTCCGAACCCATCCCTAAAACTTGCGGGCAAGGGACTCAGTTGGTGTTTACCAAAGGTCGATGGTTGGCGATTTTCCCTGAACCAGTTGCCGTTACCCCAACTGACGCTACTGGCGTGATTGCATTAGACCCGGGTGTGCGAACTTTCATAACTGGGTTTGATGGCTCTCGATTTCTGGAATTGGGCTCCGGGGATATTGGACGCATTACTAGGCTATGTCAACATTTGGATGATTTGATGAGCCGAATCGCCAAGGAACCCTGTCGTTCAAGAAGGCGACGGATGAGGCAAGCGGCTCAACGAATGAGAACCAAAATCCGCAATCTAGTTGATGAAGCCCACAAACAAATTGCTCACTACTTGACTCACAACTACAGCCTAATTTTTTTGCCCACCTTCGAGACTTCCGATATGGTTGCCAAGGTGAAGCGTCTAATCAGGTCTAAGACTGCCCGCGCCATGCTGACATGGGCGCATTATCGATTCAAACTAACCCTGAGACATCAAGCCGAGATAACTGGAACCACAGTTGTAGATGTGACGGAAGAATACACCAGCAAAACCTGTACTCACTGTGGTCATGTGCATTCCCAGCTAGGTGGCTCAAAAGTGTTCCGATGTCCTGAGTGCGGGTTCACTCTACCCAGGGACTGGAACGGTGCTTTTGGAATCTTTCTAAAAGCTTTGCGGGATACCGCCTCTGTTACCTTAACGGGTAATAGTGCTATCGTCGCATTGTCAGGCAATAGCCGGATAAATGTCGCGTAA
- a CDS encoding IS607 family transposase — protein sequence MARYVKPKEAAQILRVHERTLRRWDENGSIETIRTPAGQRRYNVESYTAAKSGSDKRKVVIYARVSSRAQQSDLNRQVAALSNLYPEAEVVSEIGGGLNFKGKKMLALLGQVLSGDVRMVVVAHPDRLAIWGFDLFRWLCEQNRCSLMVLNQTSLSPEPEMVEDILAILHCFSSRLYRRSKYKTQVKEDPDLPQPRAKSSLA from the coding sequence ATTGCCAGATATGTCAAACCCAAGGAAGCCGCCCAAATCCTTCGAGTCCATGAAAGAACACTCCGCAGATGGGACGAAAATGGCTCAATCGAGACTATCAGAACCCCCGCTGGGCAACGACGATACAACGTTGAGTCATATACTGCTGCCAAATCAGGCAGTGACAAACGCAAAGTCGTTATCTATGCCAGAGTTAGTAGCCGCGCCCAGCAGTCAGACCTCAACCGACAGGTGGCCGCACTGTCCAACCTCTACCCCGAAGCAGAAGTCGTCTCAGAAATCGGAGGCGGGCTCAACTTCAAGGGAAAGAAAATGCTGGCCTTACTGGGACAAGTCTTGTCAGGAGATGTCCGCATGGTTGTCGTTGCCCACCCAGACCGATTGGCAATATGGGGATTTGACTTGTTTCGATGGCTCTGTGAGCAAAACAGGTGCTCACTCATGGTTCTCAACCAGACAAGTCTCAGTCCAGAACCAGAAATGGTTGAGGACATCCTCGCCATCCTCCACTGCTTCAGTTCCCGATTATACCGACGGAGTAAATACAAAACTCAGGTCAAAGAAGATCCGGATTTACCCCAGCCCCGAGCTAAATCAAGTCTGGCGTAA
- the pheS gene encoding phenylalanine--tRNA ligase subunit alpha: MTTELQSLENQIESLRQEADRAIAICETLSGLEQLRINYLGKKGQLSKVLGGMGKLEPEARPRIGARANEVKQALQTQLDQRRTALELALIEAQLKTETIDVTMPPVYRPQGKIHPLNAVIDRALDIFVGMGYTVATGPEMESDYYNFEALNTPPDHPARDMQDTFYLPDGNLLRTHTSSVQIRYMEQHQPPIRIVAPGRVYRRDTVDATHAAVFHQLELLAIGENLRFTDLKGTIKEFLGQMFGDLPIRFRASYFPFTEPSAEVDLEWQGKWLEVLGCGMVDPNVLEAVGYDPQKYTGFAAGFGVERFAMVLHQLDDIRRVYASDLRFLRQF, translated from the coding sequence ATGACTACCGAACTTCAATCGTTAGAAAACCAAATCGAATCCCTACGCCAAGAGGCTGACAGAGCGATCGCCATCTGTGAAACCCTCTCAGGACTGGAACAGTTGCGGATTAACTATCTAGGCAAAAAAGGCCAACTCTCCAAAGTTCTGGGGGGAATGGGTAAACTTGAACCGGAAGCGCGCCCTCGTATTGGGGCGCGCGCCAACGAAGTTAAACAAGCCCTGCAAACTCAACTCGACCAGCGTCGCACAGCCCTAGAACTCGCCCTCATTGAAGCTCAACTAAAAACTGAAACCATAGATGTTACCATGCCCCCTGTGTATCGTCCCCAGGGCAAAATTCACCCCCTCAATGCCGTAATTGACCGGGCTTTAGATATCTTCGTAGGTATGGGCTACACCGTGGCTACCGGGCCAGAAATGGAGAGCGACTACTATAATTTTGAGGCATTAAACACCCCCCCAGACCACCCGGCGCGGGATATGCAGGATACCTTCTACCTACCTGATGGGAATCTGTTACGGACTCATACCTCTTCGGTGCAAATTCGCTACATGGAACAACATCAGCCCCCCATTCGCATTGTCGCACCGGGTCGGGTTTATCGTCGCGATACTGTGGATGCTACCCATGCGGCGGTATTTCATCAACTGGAGTTATTAGCGATCGGGGAAAATCTCCGTTTTACAGACCTCAAAGGCACTATTAAAGAGTTTCTGGGTCAAATGTTTGGTGATCTACCAATTCGGTTCCGCGCTAGTTATTTCCCGTTTACAGAACCCTCCGCTGAGGTGGATTTGGAATGGCAGGGTAAATGGTTAGAGGTGTTAGGCTGTGGTATGGTCGATCCGAATGTTCTCGAAGCTGTGGGTTATGATCCTCAAAAATATACTGGATTTGCTGCGGGGTTTGGGGTAGAACGCTTTGCTATGGTCTTACACCAATTGGATGATATTCGGCGGGTTTATGCTAGTGATCTGCGCTTTCTGCGACAATTCTAA